The DNA sequence AGCTGTTCGCCTCGGAGTTCGGCGACGACTACCGCGCCATCCCCGCCTACGAGCAGATCTACGCGCTGGTCGGCCTGGCCCAGACCTACCGGATCACCGGCGATCCGGTCATCCGCCAGGACCTGGAGGCGACCGTCAGGCTCTTCGAGACCGCCTTCCACGACCCGCGCCTGGGCGGCTACTTCTCCCACATCGACCCGGTCACCCTCAGCCCCCACCACGACAGCCTGGGCCCCAACCGCTCGCGCAAGAACTGGAACTCGGTGGGCGACCACGCCCCCGCCTATCTGATCAACCTGTACCTGGCCACCGGCGAGGACCGCTACCGGCGCATGCTGGAGCACACCTTCGACATGATCGTCACCCATCTGCCCGACCGCTCCCGCGGCGCGGGCGTCTTCGTCAACGAGCGCTTCCACGCCGACTGGACCCCCGACCACGACTGGGGCTGGCAGCAGAACCGCGCGGTCGTCGGCCACAACCTGAAGATCGTGTGGAACCTGATGCGGATGCACGCCGTGCTGCCCAAGCGCGAGTACCGCCAGCTGGCCGAGCAGCTGGCCGCAGCCCTGCCCGCGGCGGGCCGCGACGGGCAGCGCGGCGGCTGGTACGACGTCCTGGAGCGCGAGGCCGAGGACGGCCGGCACGCGTTCGCCTGGCACGACCGCAAGACCTGGTGGCAGCAGGAGCAGGCCGTCCTGGCCTACCTCATCCTGGCCGGGTCCACCGGCCAGGACGGCTACACCCGGCACGCGGACGAGGCGGCCGCCTTCTACAACGCCTTCTTCCTCGACCACGACGAGGGCGGCGTCCACTTCACCGTCCTGGCCAGCGGCATCCCCTACCTGCTGGGCAACGAACGGCTCAAGGGCAGCCACGCGATGGCCATGTACCACAAGGCCGAACTGTGCTACCTCGCCGAGGTCTACACCCGTCTGCTGATCCGGCGCGAGCCGCTGAACCTGTGGTTCAAACCGCACGGCGGCCAAGGCTTTCCGGGCGGGCTGCTGCGGGTGGCCCCCGACCTGCTGCCGCCCGGCCGCGTCGAACTCGAGTACGTCCTGATCGACGGCGCGCCCCACGACGACTTCGACGCCGCCGCGATGACCGTGCGCCTGCCCGAGCGCGAACGGCGCATGACCGTCCAGGTCCGCCTGCGCCCCACCGCCCCCGGCCCCTGACCCCCTCCCCCTCTTCCCCCTTCTCCCTCCTCTCCCTCCTCTCCCTCCTCTCCCTCTTTCTCTCCTCTGTGTGTTCCGCCGCCTTTTCGTTGCTGACGTCCGTATCGCACTTGACGACCTCAAAGGGATGACGTGATGAGTTTCGAGGCCTACTTCGGCTTCACCGGTGACACCGCCACGATCTACCTCAGCGGGGACCTGACCGACAAACGGGTGCCCGCCGTACGCACCCTGATCGAGCAGGCCCTGTCGCGCCCGGTGAACCGGCTGGTGCTGCGCATGCACGGGCTGACCTCGCTGTCCGCGGCCGGGGTGCGCTGCCTGTGCTGCACCCAGCAGCAGCTGCCCGCGGGCGCGCAGATCGTGGTGGACGGCGCCTGCGACAGCGTCCGCCGCGTGCTGCAGGCCAGCGGCTTCGCCCAGGCCGTCACGCTGATCGAGGGCTCCCTGAGCCTGCCCGACGAGCCCGCCGCCGCCTGACCCCCACCCCTCATTTCCCGGACCCGGCACCCCCCCCCGCCTACCGCTGCACCCCGCACACCCCCGTACGTCCGCACACCGCGCGGCACCCGCGCCACCCCAAGGGAGATTGTTTCGACATGAAGGCTGTTGTGATGGCCGGCGGCGAGGGCTCACGGCTGAGGCCGATGACCTCGGACCTGCCCAAGCCGCTGCTGCCGGTCGCCGACCGGCCGATCATGGAGCACGTGCTGCGCCTGCTCAAGCGCCACCGCCTGGACGACACCGTCGTCACCGTGCAGTTCCTGGCCTCCCTCATCCGCGAGCAGTTCGGGGACGGCAGCCAGCTGGGCATGCGCCTGAGCTACGCCACCGAACCGTATGCGCTGGGCACCGCGGGCAGCGTGAAGAACGCCGCCGACCTGCTGGGCGACGAGCCGTTCGTGGTGATCTCCGGTGACGCGCTGACCGACATCGACCTCACCGACCTGATCGCCTTCCACCGTGCCAAGGGCGCGCTGGTGACCGTGTGCCTGACCCGGGTGCCCGAGCCGGTGGAGTTCGGCATCACCGTCGTCGACGGCCAGGGCCGCGTCGAGCGCTTTTTGGAGAAGCCCACCTGGGGCCAGGTGTTCTCCGACACCGTCAACACCGGCATCTATGTCATGGAGCCGGAAGTCCTGGACTACGTCGCCCCGGGCGAGAACGTGGACTGGTCCAGCGACGTCTTCCCCCGCCTGCTCGAAGAGGGCCGGCCCGTCTACGGGTACGTCGCCGAGGGCTACTGGGAGGACGTGGGCACCCACACCAGCTATCTGCGCGCCCAGGCCGACGTGCTGGGCGGGCGGGTGGGCGTGGAGCGGGCCGGGGTGGAGCTGTCCCCCACCGTGCGGGTCGACGCCACCGCCCGCATCCACCCCACCGCCCAGCTGACCGGGCCGGTGTATGTGGGCCCGCACGCCCAGATCGGGGCGGGCGCACGGATCGGCGAGCACACCGTGGTGGGCGCGCACGCGGTCGTCGACCAGGGCGCCCGGCTGCACCGGGTGGTGGTGCACCCGCACGCCTACCTCGGCCCCGGCGCCCGCCTGCGCGGCTGTGTGATCGGCCGCAACGCCAGCCTGCGCCGCGAGGTGCGCATCGAGGAGGGCAGCGTGCTGGGGGCGGGCTGCGTGGTGGAGGAGGAGGCCTCGGTCGCCGCCGACGTGCTGGTCTACCCGGGCAAGACCATCGAGGCGGGCACCACCGTCAACGACAGCCTGGTCTGGGAGGCGCGCGCCACCAAGTCCCTGTTCACCCCGCGCGGGGTGCGCGGGGTCCTCAACAGCCAGGTCACCCCCGACCTCGCGGTGCGCCTGGCCAGCGCGTTCGCCACCACCCTGCCGCGCGAGGGCCAGGTCGCCGTGGCCCGCGACCACGGGGTGGCCGCCCAGGTGCTGCTGCCCGCCATGGTCTCCGCGCTGCGCGCGGCCGGGGTGGGCGTGCGCGACCTGGGGCACGTGCCGCTGCCGCTGGCCCGCCGGCACACCGCCGCCGACGACAGCCACGGCGGCATCGTGGTCACCACCACCCCCGGCAGCGAGGAGAGCGTCGACATCGTCTTCCTGGACGCGCACGGCATCGACCTGTCCCCCACCGCCCAGCGCGGCCTGGAGCGGGTCTTCAGCCGGCGCGAGTACCGGCGGGTGCTGTCGGGCGAGATGGGCCGCCTGCACACGGCCCCCACCAGCATCGAGGAGTACGCCGACACCCTCACCGGGCAGCTGGGCACCCTCGGCGGCCACCGCCGCCTGAAGGTCGTCATCGACGCCGCCTGCGGCAGCACCGCGCTGACCCTGCCCGCCGTCCTGGGACGGCTGAGCATCGAGGCGCTGACCGTCAACAACGCCCTGGTGCCCGCCTCCAGCACGGAGACCGCCGCCGAACGGCGGGCCGCCCTGCACACCCTGGGCCACTTCGTGGCCACCTCCGGCGCCGACTTCGGGGTGCGCTTCGACCCCACCGGGGAGCGCCTGTCCCTGGTCGACGAACGCGGCCACATCGTCGCCGACGACCGCATCCTGCTGCTGCTGGTACGGCTGCTGACCTGCGAGGCCGGCGGCGGGCGCACCGCGGTGCCGGTCACCGTCAGCCGCGCCGTGGAGCACACCGCCCGCGCCCACGGCGGCCAGGTCCGCTGGGTGGCCACCGCCCCCGGCGACCTCAACCGGGCGGCCGCCGGCGGCGGCTTCATCCTGGCCGCCGACGGCGAAGGCGCCTTCGTGCTGCCCGAGTTCAGCATCTACGCCGACGGGGTGGCGGCCTTCGTCAAACTCGCCGCCCTGCTCGCCGCGGACCACACCAGCCTGAGCGAGCTCATCGCCCCGCTGCCCGCCGTGCACGTGCGCCGCCGCGACCTGCCCACCGCCTGGCGCATCAAGGGCCAGGTCATGCGCACCGTCGTGGAGGCCGCCAGCGGACGGCAGATCGACACCACCGACGGGGTGCGCGTCACCGAGGACGACGGCCGCTGGGCCCTGGTCCTTCCCGACGCGGCCGCGCCCATCACCCGGCTGTGGGCCGAGGGCCCCGACCCGGCCGCCGCCGACGCGCTCCTCGACGAATGGAGCGCCGCCGTGCGCGGCTCGGCCGCCGCCTGAACCCGCGCCCCCCTTTTTCGGGGCCCGCCGGACCGGAGACAGCAGCGGCGCGGCCGGCGCCCGCACCACCAGGAGGCACCTGGTGCGCGGGCGCCGGCCGCGCCGCTTCCCCCTGCCCGCCCCGCCCCGCCCCGGCCGGGCCGGGCCGGGCCGGGGCGGGGCGGGGCGGGGCGGGGGTCAGGTGCCGTGCAGGCGGGCCGGGCCCGCCTGCGGGCGGGCCTTGGGCACCGGCGCGGGAAGCGGCATCCCGGGCGGGGCCTGGGTGGTCATGTCCCACACCCCCGCCGGGGCCGGCGCGGCGGGTGCCGTGCCGGCGGCGATCGCCTCGTCCACGGCCCCCGCCAGCTCGGCGGCCGTGGGCACCCCGTCGATGCGCCGCTGCCCGGCCACGATCACCGGCACCATCGACACCTGTGCCTGGCCGCGCGCGTGCGCCAGGCCCTGCTGGTGGGCGCGGGCGTAGCGGGCCGACATGATGGCCGCGCGGAACCCCGCCCGGTCCAGGCCCGCCTCCACCGCGAGCGCGGCCAGGACCGTGGGATCGGAGATGTCCTGCCAGTGGTGGAAGTAGGCGCCGAAGACCAGGTCGGTGTAGCGGGCCCCGGCGCCGTGCTCGGCCGCGTAGCGGTAGCCCAGCAGCGCCATCCGGGCCCGGCGCAGCGGGGTGCCCGGCGGCCCGGCCAGATGCACGCCGCGTTCGGCGCCCAGCGGGCGCACCGAGTTCTCCCACACCCCGCGCGGGTACTCCCCGGCCTCCTCCACGCAGTTGGGGTTGACCTCGAAGGGATGGAAGGCGGGGGCGGCGTCCTTGCCGTCCAGCGCCCTGGCCAGCACATGCCGGGTGATCAGGCTGTAGGGACAGATGAAGTCGAACCAGACGTCGATCGTGACGGTCATCGGGCCTCTTCGGACGCGGGCGGAAGAACCGGACGGGCAGCGGGCGCGGGGCCTTTCGCCCCGCGGGCCCGGGGCAGCGGGCCGCGGGCAGACGGGCGCGGGCGGGGGCGGGGGCGGGGGTGGCCGAAGCGGCGCAGCAGGGGCTGCTCGACGGCGGTGTGCATCGCCCAGGCCAGCACCAGGGTCAGGGCGGCGGCGGCCATCAGCAGCCCGGCCGCCGCCGGGGTGGAGAAGGCGCGGTGCTCGCCCAGCGCGCGGTGGCCGTGGAACTGCACCAGGCGGTGCAGCAGGTAGAAGGCGAAGGACACCTGTCCCAGCCAGACCAGGGGGCGGGCGGCGAACGGGCTGGGGCGGCCGCGCAGATCGGCCTGGGCGCCGGCGGCGACCAGCCAGGCCAGCGGGAGCACGCCGAGGGCGGCGATGCCGTAGGCCACCGGGGCGGCCAGGGCCGCGGTGTAGGCGCAGGCCAGGGCCAGCAGCGGGGGCCACAGCCCGGCGTGGGGCAGGCGGCCGGTGCTCACCAGGCGGGCCATCAGCATGCCCAGGACGAACTCCGCGGCGCGTACCGGCGGGAAGGCGAGCAGGAACCAGTAGTGCTCCTCGCTGATGGCCAGCCAGTGCAGGTGCGGCCCGGCCGGCCACAGCGCGGCGGCCGCGAGCGGCATGAGGGCCACGGCCGCCGCCAGGGCGGCGGCCCACCGCCACAGATGTTCGGGGCGGATGCGGCGCACGCCCGCCCACAGGGCGGGAAAGGCCAGGTAGAACAGGGCTTCCGCGCTCAGTGACCAGCTGACCGGGTTGGCGCTGAGGATGACGTCGGCATCCGGCCACCAGGCCTGCACCAGCAGCAGGTTGGGCAGCAGCCCGGGCCGGGGCAGGCCGGCGGCGGCCAGCAGCACCACGGCGGCGGCCAGGGTCAGCAGATGACTGGGGTAGATCTTCCACAGCCTGCGCCGCCAGAAGGCCCGCCAGGTGTCGCGGGGGCGGGCGGAGAAGGCCAGCACGAAGCCGCTCAGCACGAAGAAGAACGACACCCCCGTCCAGCCGGCCTGGCTGACCGCCTCGGCGAAGGCGTCGTTGACCCGCCGGTCGGCGAAGAGGTTCTCGTAGGAGGCGTGGAAGCAGAACACCAGCAGCGCCGCGGCGAACCGCATCCCGGTCAGCGACGGCAGCCGCCCGCCGCGCACGGCAGGCCGCGCCGCGGGCCGCGGGGCGGGCGGCGGGGCGGGGCCGTTCACCGGTGCGGGCCGGGCGCGCGGGCCGGGCCGGGGGCGGGGTGCAGCAGGCGGGGCGCCAGGGCCAGCGCGGTCAGGGCCAGCAGCGCGGCCACCGCCAGGCCGGCCCCGAACGCCGCCGGGTCCGCCGGGTGTCCGCCGCCGCGGGCGGCGAAGGCCAGGCCGGTCAGGGTGACGCCGAGTGCCATGCCGAGCTGGGCGGCGGTCTCCAGCACCCCCGAGGCCGCGCCCGCGAGCCGGGCGGGCACCTGCTCCAGGGCGGCGGCGAACAGCGGGCTGACCCCCAGGCCCTGCCCGAAGCCGATCACGGCCAGGCAGGCCGGCAGCACCGCGGTGTGGGTCCGGTCCGCCACCGCGGCGGCCAGCAGCGCCAGCGTGCCCGCGGCGTTGAGGGCGTAGCCGGCCACGAGCAGCCGGGGGCCGATACGTTCCTGCAGCCGCGGGGCCCCCAGTGAGGCCAGCACGAACATCACCGCCAGCGGCATGAAGCACAGTCCCGCGCGCAGCGCGCCGTAGCCCAGGACGGTCTGCAGGTGCAGGGTGAGCAGGAAGAACAGGCCCGCGTTCCCGGCGAAGAAGGCGACGGCAAGCGCGCTGCCCGCGCCGAAGCGGCCCCCGCTGAACAGGCCCGGGTCCACCACCGCCTGCCCGCCCCGGCGGGCCAGCGCCCGCTCGTGGCGCCAGAACAGGGCGGCCCCCGGCAGCGCGGCCGCCGGCAGCACCAGGCTCCACACCGGCCAGCCGGCCCCGTGCCCGAGCGTGAGCGGCACCAGCAGCGACACCAGGGTCCCGGCCAGCAGCAGCGTGCCCGTCCCGTCCAGTGCCGCGCCCCGCCCGCCCCGCCCGCCGCGCCGGCCGCGGCGGCCGG is a window from the Streptomyces spectabilis genome containing:
- a CDS encoding AGE family epimerase/isomerase translates to MSAPAQLPFSFSDLTAGYVTGRLGSRFTLTTLDGREVLIHLSAATTGQRLRNLGEPYQDVSGQLADLLTPGTQVFVYGPIYPSGTGLFFQADRVVIASGAGGVPPWQQPGWWTRQLTELACFYRRSQFGAGAVDFAEYRTEIHGSGHKTAQHIQETDTLSRLVYGMASAYTLTGNEDFLDVAERGARYLHEHLRFEDPEESTVYWYHGVDVSGPVERKLFASEFGDDYRAIPAYEQIYALVGLAQTYRITGDPVIRQDLEATVRLFETAFHDPRLGGYFSHIDPVTLSPHHDSLGPNRSRKNWNSVGDHAPAYLINLYLATGEDRYRRMLEHTFDMIVTHLPDRSRGAGVFVNERFHADWTPDHDWGWQQNRAVVGHNLKIVWNLMRMHAVLPKREYRQLAEQLAAALPAAGRDGQRGGWYDVLEREAEDGRHAFAWHDRKTWWQQEQAVLAYLILAGSTGQDGYTRHADEAAAFYNAFFLDHDEGGVHFTVLASGIPYLLGNERLKGSHAMAMYHKAELCYLAEVYTRLLIRREPLNLWFKPHGGQGFPGGLLRVAPDLLPPGRVELEYVLIDGAPHDDFDAAAMTVRLPERERRMTVQVRLRPTAPGP
- a CDS encoding STAS domain-containing protein, which produces MSFEAYFGFTGDTATIYLSGDLTDKRVPAVRTLIEQALSRPVNRLVLRMHGLTSLSAAGVRCLCCTQQQLPAGAQIVVDGACDSVRRVLQASGFAQAVTLIEGSLSLPDEPAAA
- a CDS encoding sugar phosphate nucleotidyltransferase: MKAVVMAGGEGSRLRPMTSDLPKPLLPVADRPIMEHVLRLLKRHRLDDTVVTVQFLASLIREQFGDGSQLGMRLSYATEPYALGTAGSVKNAADLLGDEPFVVISGDALTDIDLTDLIAFHRAKGALVTVCLTRVPEPVEFGITVVDGQGRVERFLEKPTWGQVFSDTVNTGIYVMEPEVLDYVAPGENVDWSSDVFPRLLEEGRPVYGYVAEGYWEDVGTHTSYLRAQADVLGGRVGVERAGVELSPTVRVDATARIHPTAQLTGPVYVGPHAQIGAGARIGEHTVVGAHAVVDQGARLHRVVVHPHAYLGPGARLRGCVIGRNASLRREVRIEEGSVLGAGCVVEEEASVAADVLVYPGKTIEAGTTVNDSLVWEARATKSLFTPRGVRGVLNSQVTPDLAVRLASAFATTLPREGQVAVARDHGVAAQVLLPAMVSALRAAGVGVRDLGHVPLPLARRHTAADDSHGGIVVTTTPGSEESVDIVFLDAHGIDLSPTAQRGLERVFSRREYRRVLSGEMGRLHTAPTSIEEYADTLTGQLGTLGGHRRLKVVIDAACGSTALTLPAVLGRLSIEALTVNNALVPASSTETAAERRAALHTLGHFVATSGADFGVRFDPTGERLSLVDERGHIVADDRILLLLVRLLTCEAGGGRTAVPVTVSRAVEHTARAHGGQVRWVATAPGDLNRAAAGGGFILAADGEGAFVLPEFSIYADGVAAFVKLAALLAADHTSLSELIAPLPAVHVRRRDLPTAWRIKGQVMRTVVEAASGRQIDTTDGVRVTEDDGRWALVLPDAAAPITRLWAEGPDPAAADALLDEWSAAVRGSAAA
- a CDS encoding DsbA family oxidoreductase, producing MTVTIDVWFDFICPYSLITRHVLARALDGKDAAPAFHPFEVNPNCVEEAGEYPRGVWENSVRPLGAERGVHLAGPPGTPLRRARMALLGYRYAAEHGAGARYTDLVFGAYFHHWQDISDPTVLAALAVEAGLDRAGFRAAIMSARYARAHQQGLAHARGQAQVSMVPVIVAGQRRIDGVPTAAELAGAVDEAIAAGTAPAAPAPAGVWDMTTQAPPGMPLPAPVPKARPQAGPARLHGT
- a CDS encoding acyltransferase family protein yields the protein MNGPAPPPAPRPAARPAVRGGRLPSLTGMRFAAALLVFCFHASYENLFADRRVNDAFAEAVSQAGWTGVSFFFVLSGFVLAFSARPRDTWRAFWRRRLWKIYPSHLLTLAAAVVLLAAAGLPRPGLLPNLLLVQAWWPDADVILSANPVSWSLSAEALFYLAFPALWAGVRRIRPEHLWRWAAALAAAVALMPLAAAALWPAGPHLHWLAISEEHYWFLLAFPPVRAAEFVLGMLMARLVSTGRLPHAGLWPPLLALACAYTAALAAPVAYGIAALGVLPLAWLVAAGAQADLRGRPSPFAARPLVWLGQVSFAFYLLHRLVQFHGHRALGEHRAFSTPAAAGLLMAAAALTLVLAWAMHTAVEQPLLRRFGHPRPRPRPRPSARGPLPRARGAKGPAPAARPVLPPASEEAR
- a CDS encoding MFS transporter, which encodes MGGTFLAVMDGFIVNVALPAVRAGVGASFAQAELTVSGYLLAYGLFLVAGGRLGDLWGPRRLFLAGLALFTAASLACGLAASAPALIAFRAVQALGAALFYPQVLSVLQTAFTGRRQVRAFAMFGATIGGASVAGQLLGGLLLHADLFGLSWRPVFLLNVPLGLLLLLGAALTLPPARRPPHSTGRRGRRGGRGGRGAALDGTGTLLLAGTLVSLLVPLTLGHGAGWPVWSLVLPAAALPGAALFWRHERALARRGGQAVVDPGLFSGGRFGAGSALAVAFFAGNAGLFFLLTLHLQTVLGYGALRAGLCFMPLAVMFVLASLGAPRLQERIGPRLLVAGYALNAAGTLALLAAAVADRTHTAVLPACLAVIGFGQGLGVSPLFAAALEQVPARLAGAASGVLETAAQLGMALGVTLTGLAFAARGGGHPADPAAFGAGLAVAALLALTALALAPRLLHPAPGPARAPGPHR